TGACCCTTGTGTGTTTCTAAGTTTCTCTAGCGGTGTGGTGGGGACTAGTGCATGTGACACAAAATGCATGTCGGTCGTGTTTTTAAGCATGAGGCCTTCTGTGCTGCATCTTTGCAAAGGAGAATCATTGAGAGAGTCAGCGCTCTCAAATCTTCCATTGCTGTAGCTGTCCTCCATCAGCCTCTCTCCTTTTGACATGGTGCCACCTGTGAATGATCAATAGTTACAACAGAGAAGTATTAATAAAAGCTGATCGTAATTTTCATGTTACTgctaataacaaataaatgaccAATATCTAATTGTAAGTCTGTTAAATCTATACTTTCTTGTCTAAATacaaaaatctattatttaaatAGTCAGGGTTGTCACAGTTAACTAAAGCTTAAGATTTTGGTTAATCAaaatatagctgaaataaaatatatatatatattagatgaaaaacttaagcaacttcttgaaataaaacaagtttaagtactaaaataaataaaggtaaaactgaaataaagataGACAAATTTACAAAAGGTACacagaaaaaatgtattttaattgaaaaattgaaaaaaaaaaaaaaaaaaatatatatatatatatatatataaatattaaataacaccgCTACAAGGCATCaaacttttatatattaaaagcTGGATGTAAAGAttacaaaagttatttttgttttttaaaggtgTTTTAAGTGAACACTAGATGGCAGCAAAGGTAATCTACATTACCAATTAAATATCCAAATCTCTAATACTGGCAAAGAATTGAAATATTTTGCGCTCTTACCATCAGCTGAAGGCAGATTCTGCTGAAGAAGAATGTTCTTCTGATTGGCAGCCTCTTTCATCCTCCCACTTGTTTCCTCATCTTTTTGGTTTATTCTGCTATTATTGTGCCCCTCATCCCTGATTCTAGCATTCTTCTCTTTATTCTCTGTCATGTTCACCTCAGCTCCACATACTTGTGCAGTTGTCAAGCTCTCCTTTACTTTCTGTTTTTTCACAGTCCACATTGTGTTATCTTCTCCTTTTTGCTCTTCCTCTCTTTTATGCTGATTTCCCAAGATCTTTTTCATTATCTCAAAAGCAGAAAGAGCTGGACGGGTCCCAGTGGATTTATTCTTCGTGTCTGATTGCTTGGGTCGTGAACTCTCTGTAATGCACTGCACCTTTAACGTACCTCCTTCTAGAAGAGATTTAGTTGTGTCTCTTTTAGGACGTCCCACTTGTTTCTGTTTAACAAGACTGGACTCTGTGTGAGCATTCAACTCTGAAGATATTGACCGATCCAAAGGCTTCTGTAATATCTTTGTTGTTTGTGTGGCATTCTTCATGTTGTTGCCACTAACCGGGTTTATGACTTTCCTTAAAGCACTCGTAACACTGCAGCTCGAGTCAGCTGTGCTGCCGCTGCACTTTTCTTCACTATGCAGCCTGctagttttctttctctttttcttctttggTAGCGAAGCCTTTACCCTCATCTTCTCTAACTGTTCTTTTTTCCGTTTTTTCTTCCGTTTGGCTAGAAGCTCGTCTCTCCTAGGCAGTTCTTCAATAACATCCAGCTTCCTCTTCCTACTCTGGCTTCTGGTCATCCTGCCATATTTCAGCCTCTGTTCACTGTGCTGTCCTGTTGATTTCTCCATTTCCACACCTGACACCTGCCAAAAACATGACGGCTTCTGTGGTCTACGGGCAGATGATCCTCGTGGTCCGTTCTTGGATAATGAGGCTTTTGATCCCTGTGTTGTTGTGGTCATAGAAGTGGCATGTgcatttgatgtgtgtgtgtggactgtgtAATTCTGTGAGGACTGTCCACAGGTCTGGGTTCCATCTGTTATGTTAGGTGCCATCCCATCTTGAACGTCTGAATCGCATACACTAACGTGTTGCTCAAACGTTCTCAGAAAACTATCAAGTATGTCAGACAGCTCACCTTCAGACTGTGGCTGGGTTATACCCAGATCCGTGAGCTTAACTGAGGACTGTGTTCTTGGATGATCCATGTTGGAATCTACAGTTGCAGTAGTCGTTATTCCATTTTGATTGTTGGGAATAAATGGGAGCTGCGCGATGACGTCATCTATAAGCCAGTCCATTGGCTGAGTGAGgccgctctgattggctgctgggaGAGCAGCGGTGTGCATCAGGGATGGAGCTGAAGGGTTCATGGTTTTTTGATCAGGGGGTGAAATTCTACTGAAATTTTGGGAAACATCTGGTTCGGGCAAGGGATGTTTGCGGGGGCGACCTCTTCGCCCTCCTCGAGGTGGAGCTGTTTCCTACAGAAGAAGAAAGTGTTGTAATTCAGAGAACAGAGTAACTgcttagttacatttataatttgaaGGGGTCATATCactagttaatatttttttatttaatatacatttagatttaaattactttttaaattttggggtcagtatgatttttttcaaaaaaagttttttaaaaagttttttttttagctcatcaaggctgcatttgttttagttttttttaactacagtgaaatgttatgtattattaatttatttaaaataactgttttccattttattatattatcaaatattaatttattcgtATGATGCCAAAGCTGACAGCCtttacttcagtctttagtgtcaaaagatccttcagaaatcaattggTGCTCATGTAACATGTctcattattatcagtgctgaaaacaattgtgctgcttaatatttttgtgaaaaccataaaCATGGTTTTTACTGATtatttgaaagttcaaaagaagagcatttattaatataaatcttttgcaacattataaatgtcctttaTGTTCAATTTAATCCGTTCTCGGTGGACTTGCTGACACCAAACTTATAAATGCTAGtgtatttttgatattttaaatatttctttgtgCTGTACGTGTCATGCATCAGTGCATTCATTTTTCTGACATTGCAGGAGTTCAGAACGAGAACTTTTAGTATCACTTAATGGACTTTTTCATTTTGAGAGGACGGATTCCAAGTTAAagcatgttttgatgttttatccaaagcaacactTCTTAagctcaccccccccccccccccccaaaaaaaaagatcaaggaAAATTAGATCGCTCAtgatatgacccatttaaatcattatttaaaacacaagtaaaataacaaaaaacttaGATTTGTATTTAATGTCACACCTCCTCATCTGAAGATGTGGTGAGACACCTACCTGTCGCACTGGTTCTACCAATCTGCCTCTGCTCCCTTTCTGTCTCTGCCTGGGTCTCCCCCTTGATGAAGACCTGCCTCTCTCTCCTTCCTCTTTCGTCGCTCCTCTGCCTTGTCGTCTCCGTTTAAGCCTCTCGTGATTCTTGAACATTTGTCTGGTGTTTAGCATGCTGCCAGTTCTACCCCCACCTTGCCCCATCCAGGCCGACCTCGCCACTCGTCCACACCTATTCATGTTTTGCTCTCTTTTACAAATACTCAACCCTTCTCCCTTCAGAGCAAATCCTCCACGTGCCACCGCCCTACGCACCCTCGTCGCCCTTCCTTCAGTTTTGACGTCCCCTCTAATTCCTCTCTGACTCTGATCCCTCTGTACTGCACCCTGTGCAATGTTGGTGTCAATAAAGTAATTGATATAACCTGGGATATTGTTCTCAAACCGTGCAAATGCTTCTAAAACACACCCCTCACCCTCTGAAACACGCCCCAAAGCTGACTGGCCTTCATTGGACAATGTCTCAACATTTGTACTATGAGAAGGGTAGGGGTGAGGTGGCAGTGGGGTTGGAGGCTGTTGGTATGAAGCTGAAGGGGGACATTCGTAGACCTGGGGCAAGCAGGGCGGTCCACTTGCTGTGGGATATATAGCGGTTTCAGGGACCACATCCATGACTTGAAAGGAAGGCATGTTCTCTGGATTAACCTGGACGTTTTGTAGTGTGGCCAGGGTGATGTCAGAGCCATCCGTGTACGTGCAGAGCCCCTGATCGGTCCTCCATGATGACGTGCCAATCAAATGAACACTTTCAATGGTCTCTTTGGGGTTTTGACGTTCAGAAGGGACAGTCTCAGTTTGACACTCTCTCTCCGCCACCTCTTTCACGCACTCCGTCTGTGTGTTTCGCTCAGTTCCCGGCCTCTTTGCTACTTGCTGAGGTATGTCGATGCCTAGTTTGCAGGCTGCCGATAGGACTTCCTCTTTGTCCTCGTTCAGCTGACCTGAGTACAGCAGACTGACCAGACTGAGCAGCGTACAGGCCTCCACAGCTTGGACTTCAATCAGTCTCCTCTGTCCACTCCGGGGGGATGGCATGGCTGACAGAGCCCCACAGAGCCAAGGACTGAAGGCAGACAACACACAGCTGTGTACAGGCACAGACACATCTAGGGGAGGAGAAAGTACAGTAAACATAATGGAAGATGGAGAAAGACTGGTTAATGAGCAGTGGACGGACTTTCTATGTCAAACCTCGGGTCTGCAGCACAATGTCACAGAACTCTGCCCTGCTCTGCTGTTTTTGGAGCTCTTTCACCAGAAGCGTCTCGAACGTCAACATCTGTGACAAACGAAGACATACTCAGACATGCTCATAAACAAATGTAAAGCATTGTCAAATGtgaaaagctataaaaaaaatataatgctgcCGTTTTTCCGTGCAGCTGTGCAGACAACAGACACCTGTTATGGGTCGGGACCGTGCACGCGGATCTTCATGCACTCGcattgaaattataaatatataattgtgttttaaatcaacaacaaaatCGTGCCATGCTTGATACTGAAACCAGTCAAGCCAAAACAGTCTTAGCGAGTAAAAACTAACTTCTGACCTTTTGTCGTTATGACATGAGAAAATTCAATGACGGCTGTCGTTTATCCAATTTTGTCTCTCCTGTTTGTGTCGAATTCACTGGATTGTAAGTATGG
This genomic stretch from Carassius auratus strain Wakin unplaced genomic scaffold, ASM336829v1 scaf_tig00214077, whole genome shotgun sequence harbors:
- the LOC113091131 gene encoding uncharacterized protein LOC113091131, translating into MLTFETLLVKELQKQQSRAEFCDIVLQTRDVSVPVHSCVLSAFSPWLCGALSAMPSPRSGQRRLIEVQAVEACTLLSLVSLLYSGQLNEDKEEVLSAACKLGIDIPQQVAKRPGTERNTQTECVKEVAERECQTETVPSERQNPKETIESVHLIGTSSWRTDQGLCTYTDGSDITLATLQNVQVNPENMPSFQVMDVVPETAIYPTASGPPCLPQVYECPPSASYQQPPTPLPPHPYPSHSTNVETLSNEGQSALGRVSEGEGCVLEAFARFENNIPGYINYFIDTNIAQGAVQRDQSQRGIRGDVKTEGRATRVRRAVARGGFALKGEGLSICKREQNMNRCGRVARSAWMGQGGGRTGSMLNTRQMFKNHERLKRRRQGRGATKEEGERGRSSSRGRPRQRQKGSRGRLVEPVRQETAPPRGGRRGRPRKHPLPEPDVSQNFSRISPPDQKTMNPSAPSLMHTAALPAANQSGLTQPMDWLIDDVIAQLPFIPNNQNGITTTATVDSNMDHPRTQSSVKLTDLGITQPQSEGELSDILDSFLRTFEQHVSVCDSDVQDGMAPNITDGTQTCGQSSQNYTVHTHTSNAHATSMTTTTQGSKASLSKNGPRGSSARRPQKPSCFWQVSGVEMEKSTGQHSEQRLKYGRMTRSQSRKRKLDVIEELPRRDELLAKRKKKRKKEQLEKMRVKASLPKKKKRKKTSRLHSEEKCSGSTADSSCSVTSALRKVINPVSGNNMKNATQTTKILQKPLDRSISSELNAHTESSLVKQKQVGRPKRDTTKSLLEGGTLKVQCITESSRPKQSDTKNKSTGTRPALSAFEIMKKILGNQHKREEEQKGEDNTMWTVKKQKVKESLTTAQVCGAEVNMTENKEKNARIRDEGHNNSRINQKDEETSGRMKEAANQKNILLQQNLPSADGGTMSKGERLMEDSYSNGRFESADSLNDSPLQRCSTEGLMLKNTTDMHFVSHALVPTTPLEKLRNTQGSIASSEEDEDVDVVEVSSSLSESFPVLPITADVVLSTEEGDSDEDDEIDVISLGSN